In Cervus elaphus chromosome 29, mCerEla1.1, whole genome shotgun sequence, a single window of DNA contains:
- the LOC122686155 gene encoding cyclin-dependent kinase 1 produces the protein MEDYTKIEKIGEGTYGVVYKGRHKTTGQVVAMKKIRLESEEEGVPSTAIREISLLKELRHPNIVSLQDVLMQDSRLYLIFEFLSMDLKKYLDSIPPGQFMDSSLVKSYLYQILQGIVFCHSRRVLHRDLKPQNLLIDDKGTIKLADFGLARAFGIPIRVYTHEVVTLWYRSPEVLLGSARYSTPVDIWSIGTIFAELATKKPLFHGDSEIDQLFRIFRALGTPNNEVWPEVESLQDYKNTFPKWKPGSLASHVKNLDENGLDLLSKMLIYDPAKRISGKMALNHPYFHDLDSQIKKM, from the coding sequence ATGGAAGACTATACCAAAATAGAGAAAATTGGAGAAGGTACCTATGGAGTTGTGTATAAGGGTAGACACAAAACTACAGGTCAAGTGgtagccatgaagaaaatcagactagaaagtgaagaggaaggggTTCCTAGTACTGCAATTCGGGAAATATCTCTATTAAAAGAGCTTCGTCATCCAAATATAGTCAGTCTTCAAGATGTGCTTATGCAGGATTCCAGGTTATATCTCATCTTTGAATTCCTTTCCATGGATCTCAAGAAATACTTGGATTCTATCCCTCCTGGTCAGTTCATGGATTCTTCACTTGTTAAGAGTTATTTGTACCAAATCCTACAAGGGATTGTGTTTTGTCACTCTAGAAGAGTTCTCCACAGAGACTTAAAACCTCAAAATCTGTTGATTGATGATAAAGGAACAATTAAACTGGCAGATTTTGGCCTTGCCAGAGCTTTTGGAATACCTATTCGAGTATATACGCATGAGGTAGTGACACTCTGGTATAGATCTCCAGAAGTATTGCTGGGGTCAGCTCGCTACTCAACTCCAGTGGACATTTGGAGTATAGGTACCATATTTGCTGAATTAGCAACTAAGAAACCACTTTTTCATGGGGATTCAGAAATTGATCAACTCTTCAGAATTTTCAGAGCTTTGGGCACTCCCAATAATGAAGTGTGGCCAGAAGTAGAATCTTTACAGGACTACAAGAATACATTTCCCAAGTGGAAACCAGGAAGCTTAGCATCCCATGTCAAAAACTTGGATGAAAATGGCTTGGATCTGCTCTCGAAAATGTTAATCTATGATCCTGCCAAACGAATTTCTGGCAAAATGGCACTGAATCATCCATACTTTCATGATTTGGACAGTCAAATTAAGAAGATGTAG